The Allorhodopirellula heiligendammensis genome includes a window with the following:
- a CDS encoding cytochrome c oxidase subunit II, which yields MIPALTNMTIAMPLLADAHKSFWFPEQASSFAIGVDWVYDLILYISLAFFIPMMAFTAYSMFKYTKKKGEKAESQVTHNTPLELAWSIGPSFVLVWMFIQGSISYLDMRTPPEGSYDIGVQAQKWNFTMDYGGGTFHNELHVVKDEPTKLSMRSTDVIHALFIPAFRVKKDIVPGRYNYLWFKPIVASEKVSDEELAKAKKQSEGGGVWDYDKYQFTPEGYRFYDLYCAEYCGKDHSEMQTAVVVHETQEELDAWIKANSSRGDISMVEWGQTLFNRRGCVGCHSLDGTKDGYTGPSFKDVYGFSHAMASGEELMADDNYIRESILDPKAQVVAGYSPVMPTFKGQLSDDDIASIIEFLKTLSANGESAKSPADGDTENADTEVETTPAS from the coding sequence ATGATCCCGGCACTTACCAACATGACGATTGCGATGCCGTTGCTTGCGGACGCCCACAAGAGCTTTTGGTTTCCAGAGCAGGCTTCGTCATTCGCAATCGGAGTCGACTGGGTATACGACCTGATTCTGTACATCTCGCTCGCCTTCTTCATTCCAATGATGGCGTTCACGGCGTACTCGATGTTCAAATACACCAAGAAGAAGGGTGAAAAGGCAGAGAGCCAAGTCACTCACAACACACCGCTGGAACTCGCTTGGTCGATCGGTCCATCGTTCGTACTCGTGTGGATGTTTATCCAGGGTTCGATTTCATACCTCGACATGCGGACGCCGCCGGAAGGGTCGTACGACATCGGAGTCCAGGCACAGAAATGGAATTTCACCATGGATTATGGTGGGGGGACGTTCCACAACGAATTGCACGTTGTCAAAGATGAGCCCACCAAACTGTCAATGCGCAGCACCGACGTGATCCACGCGTTGTTCATTCCCGCATTCCGGGTTAAGAAAGACATCGTGCCTGGCCGGTACAATTATCTCTGGTTCAAGCCAATTGTCGCCAGCGAAAAGGTTTCCGACGAAGAGCTCGCCAAGGCCAAAAAGCAGAGCGAAGGTGGCGGAGTCTGGGATTACGACAAGTACCAGTTCACGCCAGAGGGCTATCGTTTCTATGACCTCTACTGTGCCGAATATTGCGGCAAAGACCACTCCGAAATGCAGACAGCCGTCGTCGTCCATGAAACCCAAGAAGAACTCGACGCTTGGATCAAAGCGAACAGCTCTCGTGGTGACATCTCCATGGTCGAATGGGGACAAACACTCTTCAATCGTCGTGGATGTGTGGGCTGCCACTCACTCGACGGAACTAAAGATGGTTACACCGGTCCCTCATTCAAGGACGTTTATGGGTTCAGTCACGCAATGGCGTCCGGCGAAGAGCTAATGGCCGATGACAATTACATTCGTGAGTCGATTCTCGATCCGAAAGCCCAAGTGGTCGCCGGCTACTCACCCGTGATGCCAACGTTCAAAGGACAGCTCAGCGACGATGATATTGCGTCGATTATCGAGTTCCTGAAAACACTCAGCGCGAATGGTGAGTCGGCGAAGAGTCCTGCCGACGGCGACACTGAGAATGCGGACACCGAGGTAGAAACCACACCTGCTTCGTGA
- a CDS encoding quinol:electron acceptor oxidoreductase subunit ActD: MSKPKTSPKAVDDDNVVRGVVAEFTDVSALLAACERVRDAGYTKADAFAPFAVHGIDKALGIKPTVLPWISLAAGGVGTCTALAMQAWMNGVNYQYIISGKPFISLPASIPVAFELTILFASFATFLGMWALNGLPKFSNPMFTSPRFDRVTDDTFFLFLDAKDSRFEEAGAKSFLSELGGEYIETVREDDSPKAIPKFLLVGIAVLIAFSLIPALLVARMRVTKSTAPRFHIFPDMDFSPAKDMQQTSTLFADGRAMRPDVPGTVNRGEMDWNLDFQTGIDLEKLSQIDAPRARQLVAMMQSDAAVDEGDDVAEADDPEEPQSEDNSSEPPTADASDADSQPATDAAPADNVTAEKDTAEKDTADQPAGEPSGDEQPHSLAPASGPSVDTTPWLTENPVELTDAMLRRGQTAFGVYCSVCHGMDGNGNGLVNQRAQLILATTWTPPSNLHDQTLFQDAYPDGKLFSTISNGIRKMPGYRAQIGAEDRWAIVAYVRALQASQDATLEDVPQSRRAAIEKQQAEVKAAIEKAAAEAEAKAKADAPQT; this comes from the coding sequence ATGTCAAAACCTAAAACTTCACCAAAAGCGGTCGATGACGATAACGTCGTGCGTGGCGTGGTCGCGGAGTTCACTGACGTCAGTGCGCTGCTGGCGGCTTGCGAGCGAGTTCGCGACGCGGGTTACACGAAGGCCGACGCGTTCGCCCCGTTTGCTGTCCACGGCATCGACAAAGCACTCGGTATTAAACCAACCGTGTTGCCCTGGATTTCGCTGGCGGCTGGCGGCGTGGGGACGTGCACGGCATTGGCGATGCAAGCCTGGATGAACGGTGTCAATTACCAATACATCATCTCGGGCAAACCCTTTATCTCGCTGCCCGCGTCCATTCCAGTAGCGTTCGAGTTAACGATTCTGTTTGCTTCGTTCGCAACGTTCTTGGGCATGTGGGCCCTCAACGGCTTGCCGAAATTTAGCAATCCGATGTTCACGAGCCCCCGATTTGACCGTGTTACCGACGACACGTTCTTTCTGTTTTTGGACGCCAAGGACTCCCGCTTTGAAGAGGCCGGTGCCAAATCATTCCTGTCGGAACTCGGTGGCGAGTACATCGAGACGGTCCGCGAGGACGATTCCCCCAAAGCGATTCCTAAATTCCTGTTGGTCGGTATCGCAGTGCTGATCGCATTTTCACTGATCCCCGCGTTGCTGGTTGCCCGCATGCGGGTGACGAAGAGCACGGCACCACGATTCCATATTTTTCCCGACATGGATTTCTCGCCTGCGAAAGACATGCAGCAAACCTCGACGCTGTTTGCTGACGGACGAGCGATGCGTCCCGATGTGCCTGGCACGGTCAATCGGGGGGAGATGGATTGGAACCTCGATTTCCAAACCGGAATCGACCTGGAGAAACTTTCGCAGATCGACGCCCCTCGCGCCCGCCAGCTCGTTGCGATGATGCAGTCCGATGCGGCTGTCGACGAAGGCGATGACGTCGCCGAGGCAGACGATCCAGAAGAACCGCAAAGCGAAGACAATAGCTCGGAGCCACCCACGGCAGACGCTTCCGATGCGGATAGTCAGCCCGCTACCGATGCAGCTCCTGCGGACAATGTCACTGCGGAGAAAGACACTGCGGAGAAAGACACCGCTGACCAGCCCGCTGGCGAACCATCCGGCGACGAGCAGCCACATTCGCTCGCCCCGGCGTCGGGACCGTCGGTGGATACGACGCCATGGCTCACTGAAAACCCGGTCGAGTTGACCGACGCGATGCTGCGTCGAGGCCAAACGGCGTTTGGTGTGTACTGCTCGGTTTGCCATGGCATGGACGGCAACGGTAACGGCCTCGTCAATCAGCGTGCCCAACTGATTTTGGCGACGACCTGGACGCCGCCGTCAAACCTACACGACCAAACCCTGTTTCAGGACGCCTACCCCGACGGCAAACTGTTCAGCACCATCAGCAACGGCATTCGCAAAATGCCTGGATACCGGGCCCAGATTGGCGCCGAGGATCGCTGGGCGATCGTCGCCTACGTGCGTGCCCTCCAGGCCAGCCAAGACGCTACGCTCGAAGATGTACCGCAGTCGCGACGCGCCGCGATCGAGAAGCAGCAAGCCGAAGTGAAAGCAGCGATTGAGAAAGCTGCCGCTGAAGCTGAAGCCAAGGCGAAAGCGGACGCCCCTCAAACATAG
- a CDS encoding cytochrome c3 family protein: MKRFLFPRWVNPFLGVLGLAILGGLVYATAMGGLVTDPQTLNVGYMPTQPVPFSHALHAGQLKMDCRYCHNTVFDAAHAAVPPTATCVNCHAPAGSNGQPATSAVHTESERLQPIHESWRSGRSMAWKRVHNLPEFVYFNHAVHVNSGVSCKSCHGRIDQMETVFQAEQLSMAWCIECHRNPDEHLRPIELVTKLDWVPPEDWDQAAFAKEQREKLNINPQTHCAVCHR, translated from the coding sequence ATGAAGCGATTTCTGTTCCCACGATGGGTCAATCCGTTCCTGGGCGTACTCGGATTAGCGATCCTTGGCGGCCTGGTGTACGCGACGGCAATGGGTGGCTTGGTCACGGATCCGCAGACCCTCAACGTGGGCTACATGCCTACGCAGCCGGTCCCGTTCAGTCACGCGTTGCACGCAGGCCAGTTGAAGATGGACTGCCGCTACTGCCACAACACCGTCTTTGACGCCGCTCACGCAGCGGTTCCACCCACAGCGACCTGCGTCAACTGCCATGCTCCTGCGGGTAGCAATGGCCAACCTGCAACCTCCGCGGTGCATACCGAGAGCGAGCGACTGCAGCCGATCCATGAGAGCTGGCGTTCGGGTCGCAGCATGGCGTGGAAACGCGTCCATAACTTGCCTGAGTTTGTGTATTTCAATCATGCGGTGCATGTGAATTCTGGAGTGAGCTGCAAGTCCTGCCACGGTCGCATTGACCAAATGGAGACGGTTTTCCAAGCGGAACAACTGTCGATGGCATGGTGCATTGAGTGTCACCGCAACCCCGACGAGCATCTTCGCCCGATTGAATTAGTGACCAAACTCGATTGGGTTCCGCCGGAAGACTGGGATCAAGCGGCGTTCGCGAAGGAGCAGCGTGAGAAACTCAATATCAACCCTCAGACCCACTGTGCGGTCTGCCACCGCTGA
- a CDS encoding cytochrome c oxidase subunit I has protein sequence MSTAVTIRDPGYPTDRENYLTNSSGILSWIFTLDHKRIGLMYLAGVVASFFVGGLLALGIRLHLLRPDGMLFTGPEGNNIYNQVFTLHGAIMVFLFIIPSIPAALGNFLVPVMLGAKDVAFPRLNLSSFYLWCVGAIFFVSALLSSGLDTGWTFYTPYSTTTDTSVILATLGAFILGFSSIFTGLNFIVTINTMRPPGMTWFKMPLFLWATYATSIIQVLATPVLGITLLLLIAERTMHVGIFDPEYNGDPVTYQHFFWFYSHPAVYIMILPAFGIVSELISVHSHKHIFGYRFIAYSSIAIALLGFLVWGHHLFTSGMSSLTTIVFSALTFTVSIPSAIKVFNWIATMYKGSISLTTPMCYAISFVFLFTIGGLTGLFLGTLATDLHLHDTYFVVAHFHYVMVGGTLIAFLGGVFHWWPKMVGKMYNDGQARIASIIVFLGFNGTFLPQFLLGSRGMPRRYATYDPEFAFLHQLSTYGALVLGCGLLYAFVVLMISLAKGKRAPANPWGGTTLEWSCTSPPPYYNFERPPVVGDPYDFHDVAWDAEGERYVITEPPRRLVPDPKPSEQPAHH, from the coding sequence ATGTCCACCGCCGTGACCATTCGAGACCCCGGTTACCCCACCGATCGCGAAAACTACCTGACGAATTCCTCCGGTATTTTGAGCTGGATCTTCACGCTCGATCACAAGCGGATTGGCTTGATGTATCTGGCAGGTGTCGTGGCCTCCTTTTTCGTCGGCGGTTTGCTGGCGCTCGGCATTCGGCTGCACCTCCTCCGCCCGGACGGGATGCTGTTTACCGGCCCAGAGGGCAACAACATTTACAACCAAGTGTTCACCCTGCATGGGGCGATCATGGTGTTCCTGTTCATCATTCCGAGTATCCCGGCGGCGCTGGGGAACTTCCTCGTCCCGGTGATGCTTGGTGCGAAGGACGTCGCTTTTCCGCGATTGAACCTCAGCAGTTTCTACCTGTGGTGCGTCGGCGCGATTTTCTTCGTCTCCGCTCTACTGAGCAGTGGCTTGGATACGGGCTGGACATTCTACACACCGTATAGCACGACGACGGACACGTCCGTGATCTTGGCGACCCTGGGAGCATTCATCCTCGGGTTCAGTTCTATCTTTACGGGTCTGAACTTCATCGTGACGATTAACACGATGCGGCCACCGGGGATGACCTGGTTCAAGATGCCGTTGTTTCTGTGGGCGACCTACGCCACCAGTATCATTCAGGTTTTGGCCACGCCGGTTCTCGGCATCACACTGCTGTTGCTAATCGCCGAACGGACGATGCACGTGGGGATTTTTGATCCCGAGTACAACGGTGACCCCGTCACCTACCAGCACTTCTTCTGGTTCTACAGTCACCCCGCTGTGTACATCATGATTTTGCCGGCATTCGGCATCGTCAGTGAATTGATCAGCGTGCATAGCCACAAGCATATTTTCGGGTATCGCTTCATCGCATACTCGTCCATTGCAATCGCTTTGCTGGGCTTCCTCGTGTGGGGTCACCACCTGTTCACATCGGGCATGAGCTCGCTGACGACAATCGTCTTCTCCGCGTTGACATTCACGGTTTCGATTCCGTCGGCGATCAAGGTGTTCAACTGGATTGCGACGATGTACAAGGGATCCATCAGCCTGACGACACCGATGTGTTATGCCATTTCGTTTGTGTTCCTGTTCACCATTGGCGGCCTAACGGGATTGTTTTTAGGCACGTTGGCGACCGACCTGCACCTGCACGATACGTACTTCGTCGTGGCCCACTTTCACTATGTGATGGTCGGCGGCACCCTGATCGCATTCCTTGGGGGTGTGTTCCACTGGTGGCCGAAGATGGTTGGCAAAATGTACAACGACGGACAAGCTCGGATCGCTTCGATCATCGTGTTCCTCGGTTTCAACGGCACGTTCCTGCCACAGTTTCTCCTGGGCAGCCGAGGCATGCCTCGCCGGTACGCCACCTACGATCCCGAATTCGCGTTCCTGCACCAACTGAGCACCTATGGTGCATTGGTGCTCGGATGTGGCCTGCTTTACGCCTTCGTCGTCTTGATGATATCGCTGGCCAAGGGCAAGCGAGCTCCTGCTAATCCATGGGGCGGCACCACGTTGGAGTGGAGCTGCACCAGTCCTCCGCCTTACTACAACTTCGAGCGTCCACCTGTCGTTGGCGACCCCTACGATTTCCATGATGTCGCTTGGGACGCCGAGGGTGAGCGTTACGTTATCACGGAACCACCACGTCGTTTGGTTCCCGATCCAAAGCCGAGCGAACAACCCGCTCACCACTAA
- a CDS encoding SCO family protein → MVLSGDQASAQPAPGIMQDGDAEIVLNDSVPREARGVEVKQNLGDSVSKDLALVDSDGQSVTLGDYLDGERPLILTLNYSNCPMLCNIQLNQLAQSLEKGGLKIGKDFRCISISIDPTETDERLIETKARYVEQLPSHPQAETGWAFCRTTQKVIDQLATEVGFSYNYNEATKEYAHPAFLAFLTPDGVITRYSLGVAFPPDQMELALVEAGQGKIGSFIDQFVLLCYSYDPDANSYVPQAWKIMRLGGAATLLLLMLALVPYWLGRKGNAAARQQPAAGHTPAADGTTPLKPTQWFGG, encoded by the coding sequence ATGGTGCTCAGCGGCGACCAGGCATCTGCACAGCCCGCCCCGGGGATTATGCAAGATGGTGATGCCGAGATCGTTCTCAACGACTCGGTACCGCGTGAGGCACGCGGCGTCGAAGTCAAACAGAATCTGGGCGACTCCGTCAGCAAGGACCTGGCGTTGGTAGACTCCGACGGCCAGAGCGTTACTCTGGGCGACTATCTCGATGGTGAGCGACCCCTCATCCTGACGCTCAACTACAGCAATTGCCCAATGCTGTGTAACATCCAACTCAATCAACTTGCCCAGTCGCTCGAAAAGGGCGGATTGAAGATTGGCAAGGACTTTCGTTGCATCAGTATCAGCATCGATCCGACTGAAACTGACGAACGATTGATCGAGACCAAAGCTCGGTATGTCGAGCAGCTCCCGTCCCACCCTCAGGCTGAAACAGGCTGGGCATTTTGTCGCACAACGCAAAAAGTGATCGATCAATTAGCGACAGAAGTTGGATTTTCGTATAATTATAACGAAGCGACGAAAGAATACGCGCACCCTGCTTTTCTGGCGTTCCTGACACCCGATGGTGTGATCACGCGGTATTCGCTCGGTGTCGCATTTCCTCCAGACCAAATGGAACTGGCGTTGGTCGAAGCAGGCCAAGGTAAAATTGGTAGCTTCATCGACCAATTCGTGTTGCTGTGTTACTCGTACGACCCGGATGCGAATAGCTATGTCCCTCAAGCGTGGAAAATCATGCGTTTGGGGGGCGCGGCGACTTTGCTGCTGCTCATGCTGGCCTTGGTGCCGTACTGGCTTGGTCGCAAGGGGAATGCCGCAGCGCGGCAGCAACCCGCCGCTGGACACACACCTGCAGCCGACGGCACGACACCGCTAAAACCCACCCAGTGGTTTGGTGGCTAA
- a CDS encoding TAT-variant-translocated molybdopterin oxidoreductase, with amino-acid sequence MTTTSHTDAPSSTDAPDATAVAKAPRYWRSLAELNGDESFTNDFLHREFPVAASEFPEGVSRRRWMQLMSASLAMAGVAGCRYPEELIAPFVVRPEGRIPGETYFSATNVEIAGEVRHLLVRCVDGRPTKVEPNKEHPAGGVTGTYAQAAMLELYDPDRARGETGVPIRREGKKRVPSDWDSFIKYGSALTRSSGTGERLAVLMSPTTSPTTLRMLAKLQEKLPAATICFHDSVTGGVMAEATQKVFGTEARQDFDFTDAKVIVSIQSDLLGTQAGAGDNARTFSKSRDPLTGEADPVVGKMSRLYVAEGSFTTTGVAADARIALRPTQMPALIAELGRRIEQAKSGSLAKAGMKLETVTEDDQAYNEVDPQDRLERFLDSAASDLAAAGDKGVVVVGDALGVDMIAAGIDLNSKLGSLGAIQKFTPVSSSALKNQVNLSQLTEKMLSGNVDSIFIVDTNAVYNSPADIDFAEALSRVEHSIYLGMYDDETAAKCEWSLPMAHPFESWGDCVGREGHYGVCQPQILPLLGGQTPAEVLAVMLGEAEYDIKKLVRRTADSITGSAISDRQWRKLLHDGYADDMVVAVDAVQQQETTVELPAASPVLEWDYDEESFHNRFEVIFTPADGLYDGRFANNGWLQEMPQSITKLTWDNAAIMSPRSARALGTKHGLMVALRTADGEVELPVFEVPGCAPGVVSVAIGYGRNRVGMVGGMADEDVPTVGVDVSPIRTTSSMLLATSLQARPRLTEYELCCTQDHWAIDELGRDETEDRSFMLIREGTTALLEKLPEFTEAKGPHVPKVGFDGSLWQEPINQIEKTEKLVPQWGMSVDLSKCLGCNDCVIACQSENNVPIVGKEQVGMSREMHWLRIDRYFQGDEDHADIVQEPVACMHCETAPCEQVCPVAATVHTDEGINAMAYNRCIGTRYCANNCPFKVRRFNYFNFNEDIGVGYGIDAYPGSIEEASRKLQALVLNPDVTVRGRGVMEKCTYCVQRVEGAKIDARKEGRTTVADGAIVTACQAACPTGAIEFGNVADPESRVSKAKADVRNYGMLGQLNVKPRTSYLSRIRNTPVALMTRAQLDDLTNLKAPHHGHEEHGHGEGGEHGHDSGEHAHDNGEHQARRNRARYTLPIV; translated from the coding sequence ATGACCACCACCTCGCACACCGATGCTCCATCCAGCACCGACGCTCCTGACGCTACCGCAGTGGCGAAGGCGCCTCGCTATTGGCGCAGTCTGGCTGAACTTAACGGCGATGAGTCGTTTACGAATGATTTTCTGCATCGAGAGTTCCCTGTAGCGGCCTCGGAGTTTCCTGAGGGCGTCTCGCGGAGACGCTGGATGCAGCTGATGAGTGCCTCGCTTGCGATGGCCGGCGTAGCTGGGTGTCGCTATCCCGAGGAGCTGATCGCTCCGTTCGTCGTTCGCCCTGAGGGCCGCATCCCCGGCGAAACCTATTTTTCGGCGACGAACGTTGAAATTGCCGGCGAAGTCCGGCACCTATTGGTTCGGTGCGTCGATGGTCGTCCCACCAAGGTCGAACCAAATAAAGAGCACCCCGCAGGCGGCGTGACCGGGACTTACGCGCAGGCCGCCATGTTGGAGCTGTACGACCCCGATCGCGCTCGTGGTGAAACGGGTGTTCCGATCCGTCGCGAAGGCAAAAAACGTGTGCCTTCGGATTGGGACTCATTCATCAAGTATGGGTCTGCACTGACCCGCTCCAGCGGCACGGGAGAGCGTCTGGCCGTATTGATGTCGCCGACGACCTCGCCCACCACGCTGCGGATGCTCGCCAAGCTCCAGGAAAAATTGCCGGCCGCTACGATTTGTTTCCACGACTCCGTTACCGGCGGCGTGATGGCAGAGGCCACCCAAAAGGTGTTCGGCACCGAAGCTCGCCAAGACTTTGACTTTACCGATGCCAAGGTAATTGTATCGATTCAGTCCGACCTGCTCGGCACCCAGGCTGGCGCAGGCGACAATGCTAGAACCTTTTCGAAATCCCGTGATCCGTTGACGGGTGAAGCCGATCCAGTTGTCGGCAAAATGAGCCGACTGTATGTCGCTGAGGGTAGCTTCACGACTACGGGCGTCGCCGCGGACGCTCGCATCGCCCTTCGGCCGACGCAGATGCCCGCCCTGATTGCTGAACTCGGCCGCCGCATTGAGCAGGCAAAGTCGGGATCGCTTGCCAAAGCCGGCATGAAGTTGGAGACGGTGACTGAAGACGATCAAGCGTATAACGAAGTCGATCCTCAAGATCGACTCGAACGATTCCTCGATTCCGCCGCGTCGGACCTGGCCGCTGCTGGCGACAAGGGTGTCGTGGTTGTCGGTGACGCTCTCGGCGTGGACATGATCGCCGCAGGAATCGATTTGAATTCCAAACTCGGTTCCTTGGGCGCGATCCAAAAATTCACGCCTGTCTCTAGCTCGGCCCTGAAGAACCAGGTCAACCTGAGTCAGCTTACCGAGAAGATGCTCTCTGGAAACGTCGATTCGATTTTCATCGTCGACACCAATGCGGTTTACAACTCACCCGCTGACATTGATTTCGCGGAAGCCCTCAGTCGGGTCGAGCATTCGATCTATCTCGGCATGTACGACGATGAGACTGCGGCGAAGTGTGAATGGTCGCTGCCGATGGCGCATCCGTTTGAAAGCTGGGGCGACTGCGTAGGACGCGAAGGACACTATGGTGTCTGCCAACCGCAGATCCTACCACTGCTCGGGGGCCAAACCCCAGCCGAAGTGCTGGCGGTGATGTTGGGTGAAGCAGAATACGACATCAAGAAGCTCGTTCGCCGCACTGCCGATAGCATTACTGGATCGGCTATCAGTGATCGTCAATGGCGAAAGCTCCTGCACGACGGCTATGCCGACGACATGGTCGTCGCAGTGGATGCGGTGCAGCAGCAAGAGACAACAGTGGAATTGCCCGCCGCGTCACCTGTGTTGGAATGGGACTACGACGAAGAGTCATTCCACAATCGATTTGAAGTCATCTTCACGCCCGCTGATGGGCTGTACGATGGTCGATTTGCCAACAATGGCTGGCTGCAGGAAATGCCGCAATCCATCACAAAGCTGACTTGGGACAACGCCGCGATCATGAGTCCTCGTTCGGCTCGGGCGTTGGGTACCAAGCACGGCTTGATGGTGGCCCTGCGTACTGCCGACGGCGAGGTCGAGCTGCCCGTATTTGAAGTCCCTGGATGCGCGCCGGGCGTCGTCAGCGTGGCCATCGGCTACGGTCGCAATCGCGTGGGCATGGTCGGCGGGATGGCCGACGAGGATGTGCCGACTGTGGGAGTCGATGTCTCGCCAATCCGCACGACGAGCTCGATGCTGCTAGCGACATCGCTGCAGGCACGTCCGCGTCTGACCGAATACGAACTTTGTTGTACGCAGGATCACTGGGCCATTGATGAACTGGGCCGAGACGAGACGGAAGATCGTAGCTTCATGCTGATTCGCGAAGGCACAACAGCATTGCTTGAGAAGCTGCCTGAGTTCACCGAGGCCAAAGGTCCTCATGTTCCTAAGGTGGGATTTGATGGCTCGCTGTGGCAAGAGCCGATCAATCAAATCGAAAAGACTGAGAAGCTCGTTCCGCAGTGGGGCATGTCCGTTGACTTGAGTAAATGTCTCGGCTGCAACGACTGCGTGATCGCCTGCCAGAGTGAAAACAATGTGCCGATCGTTGGAAAAGAGCAGGTTGGCATGAGCCGCGAGATGCACTGGCTGCGGATCGATCGCTACTTCCAAGGTGACGAAGATCACGCCGATATTGTGCAGGAACCGGTCGCCTGCATGCACTGTGAAACGGCACCGTGCGAACAGGTCTGTCCCGTCGCGGCCACAGTGCATACTGATGAAGGTATCAACGCGATGGCCTATAACCGCTGTATCGGCACGCGTTATTGTGCTAACAACTGCCCGTTCAAGGTCCGCCGGTTTAACTACTTCAATTTCAACGAAGATATCGGAGTGGGTTACGGGATCGACGCTTATCCAGGCAGTATCGAAGAGGCCAGCCGCAAACTGCAGGCCCTCGTCCTGAACCCCGATGTGACTGTTCGCGGTCGCGGCGTCATGGAGAAGTGCACCTACTGCGTGCAGCGTGTCGAGGGTGCCAAGATCGACGCCCGCAAGGAAGGCCGCACCACGGTTGCCGACGGGGCCATTGTGACTGCTTGCCAAGCGGCTTGCCCAACGGGCGCCATTGAGTTTGGCAACGTTGCCGACCCTGAGTCGCGAGTATCCAAGGCGAAAGCCGATGTTCGCAACTACGGCATGCTCGGCCAGCTCAATGTCAAACCGCGCACCAGTTACTTATCACGCATTCGCAACACCCCCGTCGCATTGATGACGCGGGCGCAGCTCGATGACCTGACCAATCTCAAAGCACCGCATCACGGCCACGAGGAACATGGCCACGGTGAAGGTGGCGAGCACGGTCACGACTCCGGCGAGCACGCTCATGACAATGGCGAGCATCAGGCGCGTCGCAATCGCGCTCGGTACACCCTGCCGATCGTTTAG
- the nrfD gene encoding NrfD/PsrC family molybdoenzyme membrane anchor subunit, which translates to MSLAVSNGLDNTVERPGQRAPLVLGNSTFHSITEAVCRISENPPSKMWIFSFIVAANLATMLGLCILYLFYMGVGVWGNRSPVFWGWPIVNFVFWVGIGHAGTLISAILFLFRQEWRTSINRTAEAMTIFAVICAGTFPGIHVGRAWLAFWLAPYPSLNLWMWPQFRSPLLWDVFAVSTYASVSLLFWYMGMVPDLATFRDRSKNPFRRAVYGVLSLGWSGSSRHWMRYEKAYALLAAFAAPLVLSVHTIVSFDFAVSQVPGWHTTIFPPYFVAGAIFSGFAMVITLMVPMRKIFAVEKLITIRHLENMCKIILTTGLMVGLAYGTEFFIAWYSQVGEEAFTFKNRALGPYWWAYWIMISCNVISPNIFWWKKARTTPWIMFIVSIFVNIGMWFERFVITCTSLSRDYLPSAWAYFSPTWVDWAMLIGSFGLFSTLFLLFCRLMPIVNMAETKSTLAKEMHLAHQGETATEI; encoded by the coding sequence ATGTCGCTCGCAGTCTCAAACGGTTTGGACAATACCGTCGAACGCCCCGGCCAGCGTGCTCCGCTCGTGCTCGGCAATTCGACGTTCCATTCGATCACCGAAGCGGTTTGCCGAATCTCCGAGAACCCGCCATCGAAGATGTGGATCTTCAGCTTCATCGTGGCGGCGAACTTGGCCACCATGCTGGGATTGTGCATCCTGTATCTGTTCTATATGGGTGTGGGTGTGTGGGGAAATCGCAGTCCTGTGTTTTGGGGCTGGCCGATTGTCAACTTTGTGTTCTGGGTCGGTATCGGTCACGCCGGGACGCTGATCAGCGCGATTCTCTTTTTGTTCCGCCAGGAATGGCGAACAAGTATCAACCGCACCGCTGAGGCGATGACGATTTTCGCCGTGATTTGCGCCGGTACGTTCCCCGGCATTCACGTCGGCCGGGCATGGCTGGCCTTCTGGCTGGCACCCTACCCGAGCTTGAATTTATGGATGTGGCCACAATTCCGCAGCCCGCTGCTGTGGGACGTGTTCGCCGTCAGTACCTATGCATCGGTGTCGCTTCTGTTCTGGTACATGGGCATGGTGCCCGATTTGGCAACGTTCCGCGATCGCAGCAAGAACCCGTTTCGGCGTGCCGTCTACGGCGTCTTGTCGCTGGGTTGGAGTGGGTCGTCGCGGCACTGGATGCGCTACGAAAAAGCCTATGCCTTGTTGGCGGCGTTTGCCGCTCCACTGGTTCTTTCGGTGCACACGATCGTGTCCTTTGACTTTGCTGTGTCGCAAGTGCCCGGCTGGCACACGACAATTTTCCCGCCGTACTTCGTTGCGGGGGCAATCTTCTCTGGTTTCGCGATGGTGATCACGCTGATGGTCCCGATGAGGAAAATCTTTGCGGTCGAAAAACTGATCACGATCCGACACCTGGAGAACATGTGCAAAATCATCTTGACTACCGGATTGATGGTCGGCCTTGCCTACGGAACCGAGTTCTTCATCGCTTGGTATAGCCAAGTTGGCGAGGAAGCCTTCACGTTTAAAAACCGCGCGTTGGGTCCCTACTGGTGGGCTTATTGGATCATGATTTCCTGCAACGTCATTTCGCCGAATATTTTCTGGTGGAAGAAAGCTCGCACGACCCCGTGGATCATGTTCATCGTGTCGATTTTCGTGAACATCGGCATGTGGTTTGAACGATTCGTGATCACCTGCACCAGTTTGTCACGTGACTACCTGCCGAGTGCGTGGGCATACTTTTCGCCGACGTGGGTCGACTGGGCCATGTTGATCGGTTCGTTCGGATTGTTTTCCACGTTGTTCCTCCTGTTCTGCCGATTGATGCCGATCGTCAACATGGCAGAGACCAAATCAACGTTGGCGAAGGAAATGCACCTTGCTCATCAGGGCGAAACAGCAACCGAGATCTAG